Sequence from the Curtobacterium sp. MCLR17_007 genome:
GCCTTGACTGACCCGGCGGCCAGGCCGGACTGCCAGAAGCGCTGCAGGAAGAGGAACGCGACCACGATCGGGATGATCGTGAGGAGCGACCCGGTGACGACGAGGTTGTAGATGGGCTGCGCGCCGGAGCCGGTGGCCTGCGCGTTCCACTGGTTCAGGCCGACGGTGAGCGGGTACCACTTCGGGTCGCTCAGCATGATGAGCGGCAGGAAGTAGTTGTTCCACGTGGCCACGACCGCGAACAGCAGCACGGTGACCACGCCGGGCGCGAGCAGCCGGAGCGCGATCGTGAAGAAGATCCGGAACTCCCCCGCGCCGTCCATGCGGGCGGCTTCGAGCAGTTCGGCGGGGATCGCGTCGACCGCATAGGTCCAGATCAGGTACATGCCGAACGGGCTGATCAGCGAGGGCAGGATGATTGCCCACGGGGTGTTCGTCAGGCCGACCTGCGAGAACAGCAGGAAGGTCGGGACGGCGAGCGCCGTGCCGGGCACCGCGATCGCGCCGAGGACGACCGCGAACACCGCGCGGCGACCGGGGAACGAGAACTTCGCCATGCCGTAGCCCGCGACCGTGGCGAGCAGGGTCGCCCCACCGGCACCGACGACGACGTACAGCAGCGTGTTGCCGAACCACTGCAGGAAGATGCCGTCGTTGTACGTCACCGTCTCGACGATGTTCTGCCAGAGGTTGAAGTCCCCGCCGAACCAGAGCCCGAAGGTGCTCAGCAGCGACGACTGCGTCTTCGTGCTGTTGACCAGCAGGTAGAACAGCGGCGCGAACGAGTAGACGACGAACACGATCATCACGGCGGTCAGCAGCCCGGAGCGCTTCGGCTTCCGGCCGTCGACGGGCGGCTTCGTCTTCCTGGAGGCTCGTCCCGCTCCGCCACGGCCGTCGCGGAGCGTCGTGGTCGCCTCGGT
This genomic interval carries:
- a CDS encoding carbohydrate ABC transporter permease, translating into MIVFVVYSFAPLFYLLVNSTKTQSSLLSTFGLWFGGDFNLWQNIVETVTYNDGIFLQWFGNTLLYVVVGAGGATLLATVAGYGMAKFSFPGRRAVFAVVLGAIAVPGTALAVPTFLLFSQVGLTNTPWAIILPSLISPFGMYLIWTYAVDAIPAELLEAARMDGAGEFRIFFTIALRLLAPGVVTVLLFAVVATWNNYFLPLIMLSDPKWYPLTVGLNQWNAQATGSGAQPIYNLVVTGSLLTIIPIVVAFLFLQRFWQSGLAAGSVKA